The following proteins come from a genomic window of Vallitaleaceae bacterium 9-2:
- a CDS encoding HAD-IA family hydrolase, which yields MKYQLIIFDLDGTLMDSIGGIRKAVNMMLERHGYPTFSVEEYFDFVGNGLYNTVVGTLKNTDLTQKEIEPLYEEMLTYYAKHYDFELEPYPGAKNMLEKLNGKVHLAINSNKNDDMVKTITKKYLSEFEFASVWGVKEGQPLKPDPWAISHLMDTLNVKAEQVLFVGDSEVDILTAQNAGVDVCFVTWGFRKKESIVSYEPSYIVDDFSQLYQVIKGEVISER from the coding sequence ATGAAGTATCAATTAATTATTTTTGACCTTGACGGCACATTAATGGATTCAATCGGAGGTATTAGAAAAGCAGTAAATATGATGTTGGAGCGCCATGGTTATCCAACATTTTCAGTAGAAGAATATTTTGATTTTGTCGGTAATGGACTGTATAACACCGTTGTAGGTACCTTAAAAAACACCGACTTAACCCAAAAAGAGATTGAACCATTATACGAGGAGATGCTAACGTATTATGCGAAGCATTACGATTTTGAACTAGAACCCTATCCTGGGGCAAAAAATATGTTGGAAAAGTTAAATGGCAAGGTGCACTTGGCCATTAATTCAAATAAAAATGATGATATGGTAAAAACGATAACAAAAAAATATTTATCGGAATTTGAATTTGCAAGTGTGTGGGGGGTCAAAGAAGGACAACCTCTTAAGCCAGACCCTTGGGCTATTAGCCACTTAATGGACACATTGAATGTAAAAGCGGAACAAGTACTTTTTGTTGGTGATTCAGAAGTTGATATACTCACAGCACAAAATGCAGGTGTAGATGTATGCTTTGTTACATGGGGCTTTCGAAAAAAAGAAAGTATTGTCTCCTATGAGCCATCATATATTGTGGATGACTTTTCTCAGTTATATCAAGTGATTAAGGGAGAGGTCATTAGTGAAAGATAA